Proteins encoded in a region of the Methylosinus trichosporium OB3b genome:
- a CDS encoding IS4 family transposase, producing MRFQNSVFVDLLKPIDRRAFGQIVARHKGDAYDKSFKSWDHLVVLIAAQLGGETSLRSLEAAFNANSGSHYHLGVRRIARSTLAEANARRPVGVFADLFARLSCELDRRTRRDGAELLRLIDSTPIPLSKFHDFARSNGRIHGMKMHVVYDPGVDRPFCVEVTPANVNDVEIGKKTPIEAGATYVFDKGYYDFKWWRDIHEARALFVTRPKSNTRLTDLADREMPQTRGEGYTVLRDCEVELASKGDSKLPMPLRRLHIQRDALKDGKPQLIVVITNDMTRSAVEIAALYKARWAIELLFRWIKQHLNIRKFLGENENAVRLQLIAAMIAFVLLRIAAHRHDIELAHLRFSELAGRFLFERRPIDRLERPPPKYQAARRRISPRQLELAYA from the coding sequence ATGCGCTTCCAGAATAGCGTTTTTGTCGACTTGCTCAAGCCGATCGATCGTCGCGCGTTCGGCCAAATCGTCGCGCGCCACAAGGGCGACGCCTACGACAAATCCTTCAAGAGCTGGGATCATCTCGTCGTCCTGATCGCCGCTCAGCTCGGCGGCGAAACGAGCCTGCGCAGCCTCGAGGCCGCCTTCAACGCCAACAGCGGCTCCCATTATCACCTCGGCGTCCGCAGGATCGCCCGCTCCACCCTCGCCGAAGCCAACGCACGCCGGCCCGTCGGCGTCTTCGCCGATCTTTTCGCGCGCCTCTCCTGCGAACTCGACCGCAGAACGCGCCGCGACGGCGCCGAGCTGCTGCGCCTCATCGATTCGACGCCTATCCCGTTGAGCAAATTCCACGACTTCGCCCGCTCGAACGGCCGCATCCACGGCATGAAGATGCACGTCGTCTACGATCCCGGGGTCGACCGCCCCTTCTGCGTCGAGGTCACGCCCGCCAATGTCAACGATGTCGAGATCGGCAAGAAGACGCCGATCGAGGCCGGCGCGACCTATGTCTTCGACAAGGGCTATTATGATTTCAAATGGTGGAGGGACATTCACGAGGCCCGAGCCTTGTTCGTCACGCGCCCCAAGAGCAACACCCGCCTCACCGACCTCGCGGATCGGGAGATGCCGCAGACGCGCGGCGAAGGCTACACCGTGCTCAGGGATTGCGAGGTCGAGCTCGCCAGCAAGGGCGACTCGAAACTGCCCATGCCGCTGCGTCGCCTTCATATTCAACGCGATGCGCTGAAGGACGGCAAGCCGCAGCTGATCGTCGTGATCACCAACGACATGACGCGTTCGGCGGTCGAGATCGCCGCGCTCTACAAGGCGCGCTGGGCCATAGAGCTGCTGTTCCGCTGGATCAAGCAGCATCTCAACATCCGCAAGTTTCTCGGCGAAAACGAGAACGCCGTGCGGCTGCAGCTGATCGCGGCGATGATCGCTTTCGTGCTGCTGCGCATCGCCGCCCACCGCCACGATATCGAACTCGCGCATCTGCGGTTCTCGGAGCTCGCCGGCAGGTTTCTGTTCGAGCGGCGACCGATCGACAGACTCGAACGGCCGCCGCCCAAATATCAGGCCGCGCGGCGGCGCATATCGCCGAGGCAGCTGGAGCTCGCCTATGCCTGA